The following proteins are encoded in a genomic region of Natrinema sp. DC36:
- a CDS encoding LLM class flavin-dependent oxidoreductase — protein sequence MTERTGVLFSTRDDLELVRTAEELGFESVWAAEGQGKTAFGKLERWATATDEIGLATGIVNPFSRTPAATAQAIATLDAHSNGRAILGLGVAHPGVVEDFHGVDFDRPLARLAEYVELVRRYLAGEPGAFDGDFFTPERTAFWDAFEPVRSEIPIYNAALGPGNVRLTGELADGWLPNLYPEDRFATALEWLETGAARAGRSADDVDVAMYVLVSVADDPVRARAAAAEHVATYFRDIPGYYDRVAAEAGFEEMIDAIRAAPTTTEAAAAVDDEFLAHVAVTGDEARVRDRLGELRAAGVDLPIVRAPIGVDREADERLLRATRPL from the coding sequence ATGACCGAGCGGACCGGCGTCCTCTTCTCGACGCGGGACGACCTCGAACTCGTACGGACCGCCGAGGAACTGGGCTTCGAGAGCGTCTGGGCCGCCGAGGGACAGGGAAAGACCGCGTTCGGGAAACTCGAGCGATGGGCGACCGCGACGGACGAGATCGGGCTGGCGACGGGCATCGTCAACCCGTTCTCGCGGACGCCCGCCGCGACGGCCCAGGCGATCGCGACTCTCGACGCGCACTCGAACGGGCGCGCGATCCTCGGCCTCGGGGTCGCTCATCCGGGCGTCGTCGAGGATTTCCACGGCGTCGATTTCGACCGCCCGCTCGCGCGGCTAGCGGAGTACGTCGAGTTGGTCCGGCGCTACCTCGCGGGCGAACCCGGCGCGTTCGACGGCGACTTCTTCACGCCCGAACGGACCGCCTTCTGGGACGCCTTCGAGCCCGTCCGGAGCGAGATCCCGATCTACAACGCTGCGCTCGGCCCGGGGAACGTCCGGCTGACCGGCGAACTGGCCGACGGCTGGCTGCCCAACCTGTACCCCGAAGATCGGTTCGCCACCGCCCTCGAGTGGCTCGAGACGGGAGCGGCTCGAGCAGGGCGCTCGGCGGACGACGTCGACGTCGCGATGTACGTCCTGGTGTCGGTCGCCGACGACCCGGTCCGGGCGCGTGCGGCCGCCGCCGAGCACGTCGCGACGTACTTCCGGGACATCCCCGGCTACTACGACCGCGTGGCCGCCGAGGCGGGGTTCGAGGAGATGATCGATGCGATCAGGGCTGCGCCCACGACGACCGAGGCCGCCGCGGCCGTCGACGACGAGTTCCTCGCGCACGTCGCGGTGACCGGCGACGAGGCACGCGTCAGGGACCGCCTCGGGGAGTTGCGGGCCGCCGGCGTCGACCTGCCGATCGTCCGCGCGCCGATCGGTGTCGATCGCGAAGCGGACGAACGACTCCTGCGTGCGACGCGACCGCTGTAA
- a CDS encoding branched-chain amino acid ABC transporter permease, with the protein MRRTYRAFQSKSYAMPAVLAAIFSVLLVVPLLLDLYFFGFSLGSWISVHILVITLVWATAAQGWNIMSGYTGQFSFGHAAFFGLGAYGTIMLLNTSGLNPWLGMLIGATAASLYGLVIGVLCFRYDLQGHYFALATLAFAELLRHTFNTFSRLGGASGFFKPLPTSYGSEFGLAAFQFRETLPYYYIILGFLVLVTAVSFAIKRSRLGLYLFAIREDERAAAAVGIPTYRYKLVGITVSAFFTAWAGAFWAMYFDTIRPDTVYDLLVNVEILLPAIVGGVGTVLGPIVGAFVVIPLSEIARQAVDISGFDRVIYGLVLIGIVLYSPKGAVSWPRRLVELLSEYGPYDSQLSTSTDEDE; encoded by the coding sequence ATGCGACGAACGTATCGGGCGTTCCAATCGAAGTCCTACGCGATGCCGGCGGTGCTCGCGGCCATCTTCAGCGTGTTGCTCGTCGTCCCGTTGCTTCTCGACCTGTACTTCTTCGGGTTCAGTCTCGGCTCGTGGATCAGCGTCCACATTCTGGTCATCACGCTCGTCTGGGCGACCGCGGCGCAGGGGTGGAACATCATGTCCGGCTACACCGGCCAGTTCTCCTTCGGTCACGCCGCGTTCTTCGGTCTCGGCGCGTACGGCACGATCATGCTCCTGAACACCTCCGGACTGAACCCGTGGCTCGGAATGCTGATCGGGGCGACCGCCGCCAGTCTCTACGGACTGGTCATCGGCGTCCTCTGTTTCCGGTACGATCTTCAGGGGCACTACTTCGCGCTCGCGACGCTCGCGTTCGCCGAACTCCTCCGGCACACGTTCAACACGTTCTCGCGACTCGGGGGTGCGAGCGGCTTCTTCAAGCCGCTTCCCACGTCGTACGGAAGCGAGTTCGGGCTCGCCGCGTTCCAGTTCCGAGAGACGTTGCCGTACTACTACATCATCCTCGGATTCCTCGTCCTCGTGACGGCCGTCTCGTTCGCGATCAAACGCTCGCGACTCGGACTCTACCTGTTCGCCATTCGCGAAGACGAGCGCGCGGCGGCCGCCGTCGGTATCCCGACCTACCGGTACAAGCTCGTCGGGATCACGGTGAGCGCGTTCTTCACCGCCTGGGCCGGCGCGTTCTGGGCGATGTACTTCGATACGATCCGGCCGGATACCGTCTACGACCTGCTCGTCAACGTCGAGATTCTGCTGCCGGCGATCGTCGGCGGCGTCGGGACGGTTCTCGGTCCGATCGTCGGTGCGTTCGTCGTCATTCCGCTCAGCGAAATCGCGCGACAGGCCGTCGACATCAGCGGATTCGACCGGGTCATTTACGGACTGGTACTGATCGGCATCGTCCTCTATAGTCCGAAGGGTGCCGTCTCGTGGCCGCGACGGCTCGTCGAACTGCTGAGCGAGTACGGACCGTACGATAGCCAGCTCTCGACGTCGACCGACGAGGACGAATGA
- a CDS encoding nuclear transport factor 2 family protein produces the protein MTDAPRALVEEFFERMADDERRHAVGDCFADDAVITLPGERFEGPDAADAMLEWLAPRYERAAKDFGEWTEAGNVVVSQGTLFGVDGDGERFEDVRYVDVYRIDDGEITRLDIYNDLAAEGIVE, from the coding sequence ATGACCGACGCACCACGAGCACTGGTCGAGGAGTTCTTCGAGCGGATGGCCGACGACGAACGCAGGCACGCGGTCGGCGACTGCTTCGCCGACGATGCGGTGATCACGCTGCCGGGCGAGCGGTTCGAGGGGCCGGACGCGGCCGACGCGATGCTCGAGTGGCTCGCTCCGCGCTACGAGCGGGCGGCCAAGGACTTCGGCGAGTGGACCGAAGCGGGTAACGTCGTCGTAAGTCAGGGGACTCTCTTCGGCGTCGACGGTGACGGCGAGCGGTTCGAGGACGTCCGGTACGTCGACGTCTACCGTATCGACGACGGCGAAATCACCCGGTTAGACATCTACAACGACCTCGCGGCCGAGGGGATCGTCGAATGA
- a CDS encoding ABC transporter substrate-binding protein — translation MRKGNNHSDRRSFIKYIGAAGAVGLAGCIGQDPAEDGNDGGITIGSNHPLSGSLGGTGTRMDNAVKLAAMIKNENGGIESLDGAELEVISEDNQGEQELGGEVTDTLIDDGADVVTGCFSSPVTNAATRAAESAGVPFVISVSVDDAILQENDRQYIYRPQPPATQMAIDHAELMPQVIRDAGQDVETAGLFYINIDFGQSVRDALREELPNQGIDVVEEVSIDFGETADTAVTQLSEADPDVVIATTYEAETVELVRAMDNQNYAPPFIAGCANEALNDVNALQEMGDTVEGALPTNFALNPTKDRALEVQDRYESEFDESFDANVAMTYAATEVIIAAIEEAGSSDPDDINDALSGIEVTDHIAAMPPITFDDNGENANALAPLFQVQDLDDRVVFPEEYAETEVDL, via the coding sequence ATGCGGAAGGGTAACAACCATTCGGACAGACGATCATTTATCAAGTACATCGGTGCCGCAGGCGCGGTCGGCCTCGCCGGTTGCATCGGACAGGACCCAGCAGAGGATGGGAACGACGGCGGGATCACCATCGGGTCGAACCATCCCCTGAGCGGGAGTCTCGGTGGAACCGGTACGCGGATGGACAACGCGGTGAAGCTGGCCGCGATGATCAAGAACGAAAACGGCGGTATCGAGTCGCTCGACGGGGCAGAACTCGAGGTCATCAGCGAAGACAACCAGGGGGAACAGGAACTCGGCGGCGAGGTGACTGACACCCTCATCGACGACGGTGCGGACGTCGTCACGGGCTGTTTCTCCTCGCCGGTGACGAACGCGGCGACGCGTGCGGCCGAGAGCGCCGGCGTGCCGTTCGTCATCTCCGTGTCGGTCGACGACGCGATTCTCCAGGAGAACGACCGACAGTACATTTACCGCCCCCAGCCGCCGGCGACCCAGATGGCGATCGATCACGCCGAGTTGATGCCCCAGGTCATTCGCGACGCCGGACAGGACGTCGAGACGGCCGGACTGTTCTACATCAACATCGACTTCGGTCAGTCGGTTCGGGACGCCCTTCGCGAAGAGTTACCGAATCAGGGTATCGACGTCGTCGAGGAGGTCAGCATCGACTTCGGCGAGACGGCCGACACGGCGGTTACACAACTATCAGAGGCCGATCCGGACGTCGTCATCGCGACGACCTACGAGGCGGAGACGGTCGAACTCGTCCGGGCGATGGACAATCAGAACTACGCCCCGCCGTTTATCGCCGGCTGTGCGAACGAGGCCCTCAACGACGTCAACGCGCTCCAGGAGATGGGCGACACCGTCGAGGGCGCGCTGCCGACGAACTTCGCGCTCAACCCCACGAAGGACCGCGCACTGGAAGTGCAAGACCGGTACGAAAGCGAGTTCGACGAATCGTTCGACGCGAACGTCGCGATGACCTACGCGGCGACGGAGGTCATCATCGCGGCCATCGAGGAGGCCGGCTCGAGCGATCCCGACGATATCAACGACGCGCTCTCCGGGATCGAAGTGACCGACCACATCGCGGCGATGCCACCGATCACGTTCGACGACAACGGTGAGAACGCGAACGCCCTCGCGCCCCTGTTCCAGGTTCAGGATCTCGACGATCGCGTCGTCTTCCCCGAAGAGTACGCCGAGACAGAAGTCGATCTGTAA
- a CDS encoding MmgE/PrpD family protein, producing the protein MTASQPEPASPWEASIFDFLERPIPDPVLERGAMTVADVLAATAAGSAVEPYEAAWEAVDLPEGPATVVGSSRTTSPVQAATLNGTAAITQEIEEGHNTGGHVGAGIVVGALAMAEGADADGETLVESCVRAYEICARLEEAIFVMKGRLNESVPWLVRDPHSTWTTVGPALAGVLCTLPDPGAAREAFRLAANRAVVSMDDPYEAGPPSRNLTAGASAGVGVTMAQLAQAGIPGSPDVMQAVYDPFEGILPDGFADLFADLGDHWAITENYFKPYPSCRYTHAPIDALREIDGPTDSDAIDRIVVETYANATDMARPDPETLTGAKFSIPYVLARYLTGGELRLEDFEPERLADDAVRALADRVVVEKDDEFEAAFPENWGARVTLEYTDGRTATGERAYPAGDYRDPIEPAAFDDRLRTLLEYGLPGAGDDAFAVVRSPRDHDARDIGSQLRT; encoded by the coding sequence ATGACGGCGAGCCAACCCGAACCCGCGAGTCCGTGGGAAGCGTCGATCTTCGACTTCCTCGAGCGACCGATCCCCGACCCGGTCTTGGAGCGCGGCGCGATGACGGTCGCCGACGTGCTGGCGGCGACGGCCGCGGGGAGTGCGGTCGAGCCCTACGAGGCGGCGTGGGAGGCCGTCGACCTCCCCGAGGGGCCGGCGACGGTCGTCGGCTCGAGTCGAACTACGTCGCCGGTCCAGGCGGCCACGCTGAACGGGACGGCGGCCATCACACAGGAGATCGAGGAAGGCCACAACACCGGCGGCCACGTCGGCGCGGGCATCGTCGTCGGCGCGCTCGCGATGGCCGAAGGCGCGGACGCCGACGGCGAGACGCTGGTCGAGAGCTGCGTTCGCGCCTACGAGATCTGTGCCAGACTCGAGGAAGCGATCTTCGTCATGAAAGGGCGGCTCAACGAGTCCGTTCCGTGGCTCGTCAGGGATCCACACTCGACGTGGACGACCGTTGGACCCGCACTCGCCGGCGTCCTCTGTACCTTGCCCGATCCAGGCGCGGCCCGCGAAGCGTTCCGGCTGGCGGCCAACCGTGCCGTCGTCTCGATGGACGATCCCTACGAAGCTGGCCCGCCGTCGCGGAACCTGACCGCGGGCGCGTCCGCGGGCGTCGGCGTGACGATGGCCCAACTCGCGCAAGCGGGGATCCCCGGCTCCCCGGACGTGATGCAGGCCGTCTACGATCCGTTCGAGGGGATCCTACCCGACGGGTTCGCCGACTTGTTCGCGGACCTCGGCGACCACTGGGCGATCACGGAGAACTACTTCAAGCCGTATCCGTCGTGTCGATACACGCACGCGCCGATCGACGCTCTCCGCGAGATCGACGGACCGACCGATTCGGACGCGATCGACCGGATCGTCGTCGAAACCTACGCGAACGCCACCGACATGGCACGCCCCGATCCGGAGACGCTCACCGGTGCGAAGTTCTCGATTCCGTACGTCCTCGCACGGTACCTGACCGGCGGCGAGTTGCGACTCGAGGACTTCGAACCCGAGCGGCTCGCGGACGACGCGGTGCGCGCCCTCGCCGACCGAGTGGTCGTTGAGAAAGACGACGAATTCGAGGCCGCCTTCCCCGAGAACTGGGGCGCTCGTGTCACCCTCGAGTACACGGACGGTCGTACCGCAACGGGCGAGCGCGCGTATCCCGCGGGAGACTACCGCGATCCCATCGAGCCGGCGGCGTTCGATGACCGGCTCCGGACGCTGCTCGAGTACGGCCTCCCGGGAGCCGGAGACGACGCGTTCGCGGTCGTCCGTTCGCCGCGAGACCACGACGCGCGCGACATCGGCTCGCAGCTTCGGACCTGA
- a CDS encoding 3-isopropylmalate dehydratase, with amino-acid sequence MSVDDSGRAWRFGDDIDTDQIIPSRFLVSSDPEELGEHAFNDLRPEFADGVESGDFVVAGENFGSGSSREHAPLSLVGAGVAGVVAQSFARIFFRNAINLGLPVLICPGVGDIDDGTEISIDVDEGFVYDHDEDVRYDAEPLPPFLQDLVDEGGLKPYTKRKLESAD; translated from the coding sequence ATGAGCGTCGACGACTCCGGGCGCGCCTGGCGCTTCGGCGACGACATCGATACCGACCAGATCATTCCCTCGCGGTTTCTGGTCTCGAGCGACCCCGAGGAACTCGGCGAACACGCCTTCAACGATCTCCGTCCCGAGTTCGCCGACGGCGTCGAGTCAGGCGATTTCGTCGTCGCGGGCGAGAACTTCGGGAGCGGCTCCTCCCGGGAACACGCGCCGCTCTCGCTGGTCGGCGCCGGCGTCGCCGGCGTCGTCGCCCAGTCGTTCGCGCGGATCTTCTTCCGGAACGCGATCAACCTCGGGTTGCCGGTGTTGATCTGTCCGGGCGTCGGCGACATCGACGACGGCACCGAAATCTCGATCGACGTCGACGAGGGGTTCGTCTACGATCACGACGAGGACGTCCGGTACGACGCCGAGCCTCTGCCGCCGTTCCTGCAGGACCTCGTCGACGAGGGCGGGCTCAAACCGTACACGAAGCGAAAACTCGAGTCGGCCGACTGA
- a CDS encoding isocitrate lyase/phosphoenolpyruvate mutase family protein gives MTASDATFRDLFTRDDVLLAPGVSDALEATIAERAGAEALYVSGNALATAVHGGPDLGLTTMTETVDRVREIAGAVDLPVFCDADTGYGNALNVFRTVREFERAGTAGLHIEDQRAPKKCGHFDGKRLVPTDEMVGKLEAATDARGDDSFVVVARTDAVAVEGIDAAIDRARTYVDAGADGIFVDAPETEAQLAEIGDRLADVPLVVNLPYGGKSPMLPAERVAEMGYDLLLFATTAQKAKLRLLEEVYSRLVETGDERDLIDRLATWEDRDDVTDLEAWRERERRYAGGRPADRE, from the coding sequence ATGACAGCTTCAGACGCGACGTTCCGGGATCTGTTCACTCGCGACGACGTCCTCCTGGCACCGGGCGTCTCGGACGCGCTCGAGGCGACGATCGCCGAACGGGCCGGCGCGGAAGCGCTCTACGTCAGCGGGAACGCCCTCGCGACGGCCGTCCACGGCGGCCCCGATCTCGGGCTGACGACGATGACCGAGACCGTCGACCGCGTTCGGGAGATCGCCGGCGCGGTCGATCTCCCGGTGTTCTGCGACGCGGATACGGGATACGGCAACGCGCTGAACGTCTTCCGAACGGTCCGCGAGTTCGAGCGCGCCGGGACGGCCGGCCTCCACATCGAAGACCAGCGCGCGCCGAAGAAGTGCGGCCACTTCGACGGCAAGCGACTCGTTCCGACCGACGAGATGGTCGGCAAACTCGAGGCCGCGACCGACGCCCGCGGGGACGACTCGTTCGTCGTCGTCGCGCGCACCGATGCGGTCGCGGTCGAGGGGATCGACGCAGCGATCGATCGCGCCCGGACGTACGTCGACGCCGGTGCCGACGGGATCTTCGTCGACGCCCCGGAGACCGAGGCGCAACTGGCCGAGATCGGCGACCGCCTCGCCGACGTCCCCCTGGTCGTGAACCTCCCCTACGGCGGAAAGAGCCCGATGCTCCCCGCGGAGCGGGTTGCCGAGATGGGCTACGATCTGTTGCTCTTTGCGACGACGGCCCAGAAAGCGAAACTCCGACTGCTCGAGGAGGTCTACTCACGGCTCGTCGAGACGGGCGACGAACGCGACCTCATCGATCGGCTCGCGACGTGGGAAGACCGCGACGACGTGACGGATCTCGAGGCGTGGCGCGAACGAGAGCGGCGGTACGCCGGTGGACGACCGGCGGACCGAGAATAG
- a CDS encoding 3-isopropylmalate dehydratase large subunit — MTGKTITEKILSEKSGEDATAGDYVEATVDAMVTHDVTGPLTIDVFEDVTGGDGALAAPDDVVFTLDHHAPADGVQAANNHNIVREFAAEYGANQYEISDGICHQVMIEEGFVEPGDLVIGADSHSTTYGGLGALGTGVGSTDLGTAFATGELWFRVPETIRFEVEGDLPDGVYAKDLILRFIGDVGFAGATYKTAEYGGSAISDLPIHQRLVLSNMAIEMGGKAGIVEPDERTATYLEDQAGLDVGIDPDLAADDDASYEAVYTYEGADLAPQVSKPSNPENAVDVGETVGTPIDQVFVGTCTNGRYEDIRVVADVLEGEQVAPDTRLIVVPASRAVYQKCLETGVLEALVDAGATFQSAGCGPCFGTHQGALGDGDVALATANRNFPGREGSMESSVYLGSPATAAATALYGEIADPREIETTRYDDHAVSDVGVVR, encoded by the coding sequence ATGACAGGCAAAACGATAACGGAAAAGATCCTTTCGGAGAAATCGGGCGAGGACGCGACCGCCGGCGACTACGTCGAGGCGACGGTCGACGCGATGGTCACCCACGACGTGACCGGGCCGCTAACCATCGACGTCTTCGAGGACGTGACCGGTGGGGACGGGGCGCTCGCCGCGCCGGACGACGTGGTCTTCACGCTCGACCACCACGCGCCCGCCGACGGCGTCCAGGCCGCGAACAACCACAACATCGTCAGGGAGTTCGCCGCCGAGTACGGCGCGAACCAGTACGAGATCAGCGACGGCATCTGCCACCAGGTGATGATCGAGGAAGGGTTCGTCGAACCAGGCGACCTCGTCATCGGCGCGGATTCGCACTCGACGACCTACGGCGGGCTGGGCGCGCTCGGAACCGGCGTCGGCTCGACCGATCTCGGGACTGCCTTCGCCACGGGCGAGCTGTGGTTCCGCGTCCCCGAGACGATCCGCTTCGAGGTCGAGGGCGACCTTCCCGACGGCGTCTACGCGAAGGACCTCATCCTCCGCTTCATCGGCGACGTCGGCTTCGCCGGCGCGACGTACAAAACGGCCGAGTACGGCGGGAGCGCGATCAGCGACCTGCCGATCCACCAGCGCCTCGTGCTCTCGAACATGGCGATCGAGATGGGCGGCAAAGCCGGCATCGTCGAACCCGACGAGCGAACGGCGACCTACCTCGAGGACCAGGCCGGCCTCGACGTGGGGATCGATCCCGACCTCGCGGCCGACGACGACGCCAGCTACGAGGCCGTCTACACCTACGAGGGGGCGGACCTCGCGCCGCAGGTCTCGAAGCCGTCGAACCCCGAAAACGCGGTCGACGTCGGCGAGACCGTCGGCACGCCGATCGATCAGGTCTTCGTCGGCACCTGTACCAACGGCCGCTACGAGGACATCCGCGTCGTCGCGGACGTCCTCGAGGGCGAGCAGGTCGCCCCCGACACCCGGCTGATCGTCGTCCCAGCCTCCCGGGCGGTTTACCAGAAGTGTCTCGAGACCGGCGTCCTCGAGGCGCTCGTCGACGCGGGTGCGACGTTCCAGAGCGCCGGGTGCGGCCCGTGTTTCGGCACGCACCAGGGTGCGCTCGGCGACGGCGACGTCGCGCTGGCGACGGCCAACCGCAACTTCCCCGGTCGCGAGGGCTCGATGGAGAGCAGCGTCTACCTCGGGAGTCCGGCGACCGCGGCCGCGACGGCGCTGTACGGCGAGATCGCGGATCCGCGAGAGATCGAGACGACGCGGTACGACGATCACGCGGTCTCCGACGTGGGGGTGGTTCGATGA
- a CDS encoding branched-chain amino acid ABC transporter permease, with translation MISTTFFSFDPTAGFETVVGHASESAVAAFIQPSTALQLLAFAILLGGIYGLVALGLTMIFGVMDVINFAHGAMMVVGMYTVWWASTALGLNPFLMIPVAVLVLFAIGVVVHFATISPIMDAPQENQLIVTFGVMLILVSAIEIAFSANPQSLGLRLGSINVGGLFFPLGQLYALLIAVTAVVVVWAFLQRTQLGRAIRGTADNRDAAQYVGINVPRIDYVTFGLGAALAGLAGAVIPLFQGIDPYLGDSYLINAFVIVVLGGLGSFPGALFGGLIIGFVHVFGQYFLPGSGYQIAIFLIFILVLLLKPEGLLGGGVSE, from the coding sequence ATGATCTCAACGACGTTCTTCAGTTTCGATCCGACGGCCGGCTTCGAGACGGTCGTCGGTCATGCGAGCGAGTCGGCGGTAGCGGCGTTCATTCAGCCCTCGACGGCGCTCCAGCTGCTGGCGTTCGCCATCCTCCTGGGCGGCATCTACGGACTCGTTGCCCTCGGGCTGACGATGATCTTCGGCGTCATGGACGTGATCAACTTCGCACACGGTGCGATGATGGTCGTCGGCATGTACACGGTCTGGTGGGCCTCGACGGCGCTCGGTCTGAACCCCTTCCTCATGATTCCGGTCGCCGTTCTCGTCCTGTTCGCGATCGGCGTTGTCGTCCATTTCGCGACGATCTCCCCGATCATGGACGCGCCACAGGAAAACCAGTTGATCGTGACGTTCGGCGTCATGCTGATACTGGTCAGCGCGATCGAGATCGCGTTCTCGGCGAACCCGCAGAGCCTCGGGCTCAGGCTCGGTTCGATCAACGTCGGTGGCCTGTTCTTTCCGCTCGGACAGCTGTACGCCCTCCTCATCGCTGTCACGGCGGTCGTCGTCGTCTGGGCGTTCCTCCAGCGGACCCAGCTCGGTCGAGCGATTCGAGGGACGGCGGACAACCGAGACGCAGCGCAGTACGTCGGGATCAACGTTCCCCGGATCGACTACGTTACGTTCGGGCTCGGTGCCGCACTCGCCGGACTCGCGGGCGCGGTGATCCCGTTGTTCCAGGGGATCGATCCGTATCTCGGGGATTCGTACCTGATCAACGCGTTCGTCATCGTCGTGCTCGGGGGTCTCGGTTCGTTCCCCGGCGCACTGTTCGGTGGACTGATCATCGGCTTCGTCCACGTCTTCGGACAGTACTTCCTCCCCGGTTCGGGATATCAGATCGCGATCTTCCTAATATTCATCCTCGTGCTGTTGCTCAAGCCCGAGGGACTGCTCGGAGGTGGTGTCAGTGAGTAA
- a CDS encoding ATP-binding cassette domain-containing protein codes for MSEPILETVDLRKEFGNLIANDGISLQVEEGEVHGVIGPNGSGKSTFFNTVTGFYDADGGAVRFDGTDITGASPDAIARRGLGRTFQIASPFRDLTVRENLLSVYTAGLRSGFRVTDEKRERAREIIERLEIEHIAEHEASDISGGQQQLLELGRILMLDPECIMLDEPTAGVNPALQERILDHLRDLNEEGRTFVIIEHDMSVISGLADRVTVFNQGRVVMDGDFETVTSDERVREAYLGEQTDPDAGLGETLERDSARTISPESTAAASSADEADGGSTAVSGTGTSATTSQIVTTGADATGDRQRLVAENLVTGYGNHTVIEDVSVRSHDGVTCIFGPNGSGKSTLLKALVGSVPVWSGSISLGETDVTETTAYENLEHGMVMLPQDGGIFGSLTVRENLLLGGFRVDRETRGERLDTVLEAFPALEEKLDAKGGSLSGGQQMMLSFGRAMMTGSELFLLDEPSAGLSPALVDDVFEMTETLVEQGAQVILVEQNVREALRIADYVYILAQGRLQFDGAASELLDEDELVELYLGLE; via the coding sequence GTGAGCGAACCGATACTCGAGACTGTGGATTTACGAAAGGAGTTCGGCAATCTGATCGCGAACGACGGGATCTCCCTCCAGGTCGAGGAGGGCGAGGTTCACGGGGTCATCGGGCCGAACGGGAGCGGCAAGTCGACCTTCTTCAACACGGTGACCGGGTTCTACGACGCCGACGGCGGTGCAGTCCGCTTCGACGGGACCGACATCACGGGCGCATCGCCCGACGCGATCGCGCGCCGGGGCCTCGGGCGGACGTTCCAGATCGCGTCGCCGTTCAGGGACCTCACCGTCAGGGAGAACCTGCTGAGCGTCTACACCGCCGGGCTCAGGTCCGGGTTCCGCGTCACCGACGAAAAGCGCGAGCGCGCACGGGAGATCATCGAGCGACTCGAGATCGAACACATCGCCGAGCACGAGGCCAGCGACATCAGCGGCGGTCAACAACAGTTACTCGAACTCGGCCGGATCCTGATGCTCGATCCCGAGTGTATCATGCTCGACGAGCCCACCGCGGGCGTCAACCCGGCCCTTCAGGAGCGAATTCTCGACCACCTGCGCGACCTCAACGAGGAGGGGCGGACCTTCGTCATCATCGAACACGACATGAGCGTTATCTCCGGACTCGCCGACCGCGTCACCGTCTTCAATCAGGGTCGAGTGGTGATGGACGGCGACTTCGAGACGGTGACCAGCGACGAACGGGTCCGAGAGGCGTACCTCGGCGAACAGACGGATCCGGACGCTGGTCTGGGAGAGACCCTCGAGCGGGACAGCGCGCGGACTATCTCTCCGGAGTCGACCGCCGCAGCGTCGAGCGCGGACGAAGCCGACGGCGGGTCGACGGCGGTCTCCGGAACCGGGACGAGCGCGACCACCTCCCAAATCGTCACGACTGGAGCCGACGCGACGGGCGACCGGCAGCGACTCGTGGCGGAGAACCTCGTCACCGGCTACGGCAATCACACGGTAATCGAGGACGTCTCGGTCCGGAGCCACGACGGCGTCACGTGTATCTTCGGTCCGAACGGGAGCGGCAAGTCGACGCTGCTCAAAGCGCTCGTGGGCTCGGTCCCCGTCTGGTCGGGTTCGATTTCGCTCGGCGAGACGGACGTCACCGAGACGACGGCCTACGAGAACCTCGAGCACGGCATGGTGATGCTCCCCCAGGACGGCGGGATCTTCGGTTCGCTGACGGTCCGGGAGAACCTCCTGCTCGGCGGCTTTCGCGTCGATCGAGAGACTCGCGGGGAACGGCTCGATACCGTCCTCGAGGCGTTTCCCGCCCTCGAGGAGAAACTCGACGCAAAGGGGGGATCGCTCTCGGGCGGCCAGCAGATGATGCTGAGTTTCGGTCGCGCGATGATGACTGGCTCGGAACTGTTCTTGCTCGACGAGCCGTCCGCGGGCCTCTCACCGGCACTCGTCGACGACGTCTTCGAGATGACGGAGACGCTCGTCGAGCAGGGGGCGCAGGTCATCCTCGTCGAACAGAACGTCCGCGAGGCGCTACGCATCGCCGATTACGTCTACATTCTCGCCCAGGGCCGCCTCCAGTTCGACGGCGCGGCATCGGAACTGCTCGACGAGGACGAACTCGTCGAACTCTACCTCGGCCTCGAGTAA